Within the Sulfurospirillum barnesii SES-3 genome, the region GCCATGGATGATAATATTAAAGTGATGGATGATACCTCAATCGCACTTGCAAAAGATAATAATTTGCCTATTGTTGTCTGTAACATGTTTGAAAAAGGTAACTTACTCAAAATTATTGAGGGTAATTTAGAAAATTGCTCTATTGTTAGAAATAAATAAGGATAAAAAATGCAAAGAACAGAAGAAATTACAGCAAGAGCTTTAGAACTTGTGGGACAAGATCGTTACAGATTGGTGATGATGGTTTCTAAAAGAGCAGACCAACTCTCTAATGGGGCTGAGCCACTTATAAAAGCGGATAAAAATAAGCAAAAATTTACTGATATTGCATTGTTGGAAATTGCAGAAGGTAAAATTAGATTAGATTCTATTACTGATAATTAAGTCGTCACTTTGGAAGAGTTAGTTGAAATTGTAAAAGAGTGTAAACGCTCTGATGATGCGGTTGAACTCTTATACAAATATATTAAACCAACCCCCAATATTGAAAAAGCTGTTGCTTTTACGATCACAAAACATCAAGGTCAATACCGTAAAAGTGGTGAAGAATATGTCGTTCATCTCCTCTTGGTATGTGTTTTTGTGGCTTATTTAGGGGGTGATGAATCGATGATTGTTGCTGGATTACTGCATGATGTTGTCGAAGATACCTCTTGTTCTGCTGAAGAAGTAAGGGCTCTTTTTGGTGAAGAAGTAGGGCATTTGGTGGATGGATTAACCAAAATTGTTGAAATCAGAGATGTTGAACTAATCCCCTCCTATTCGAATGACAAATTGGTTGCTTCGGCATTAACTTTTCGAAAAATGCTTATTGCATCTATTCGGGATGTTCGTGTTTTGGTGGTCAAATTATGTGATAGACTGCATAATATGTTAACCCTTGCTGCTCTTGATACCGTAAAACAAAAGCGTATTGCAGAAGAAACATTGGTGGTGTATGCACCCATTGCCCATCGTTTAGGTATTTCATCGATTAAAAATCTTCTGGAAGACTTGAGTTTTCGCTATGTGATGCCCAACGAATATCATAAAATTGATACGTATATCACAGAGCATGGTCGGCAATTACAACTCCGCCTCAATCACTTTATTTCTAAAATTAAAAATTACATGCTTAAAGAGGGCTTTATTGAAACGGATTTTACCATCCAGAAGCGTGTAAAACATTACTATTCTATTTATCTGAAAATGCAACGCAAAGGGGTAAGTATTGAAGAAGTACTGGATCTTTTAGCGATTCGTATTATTGTTCGAACACCTATTGATTGTTACCGAGCTTTGGGTATTGTGCATCAACATTTTAGACCTCTTATTTCACGTTTTAAAGATTATATTGCGATTCCTAAAGAAAATGGGTATCAGACGATTCACACAACAGTTTTTGATGACAAATCGATTATTGAGTCACAAATTAGAAGCAATGATATGAATAAAACGGCAGAATATGGTGTTGCTGCACACTGGAAATATAAATCAGGGGGTTTAAATCCTAAATTAGATTGGCTTAATGATTTAAATACACAAAATGAAGAAATTGACAATATTGAAGATTTTTATGCCATTGCCAAAGACAATCTCTACAGTGAAGATATTGCAGTGTTCTCTCCTAAAGGTGATATTTTTACACTTCCTCGTGGTGCAACGGTTCTGGATTTTGCGTATGAAGTACATACAGAGGTTGGAAATTATGCTGATGAGGCGTATATTAACAAACAAAAAGTTCCCCTTTTAACGGAGCTAAAAAATGGTGATATTGTGCGTATTGTTACTTCAAAAGAGCCAAAATATCGCTGTACGTGGGTAAATAGTGTTAAAACAGGCAAAGCAAAAACAACAATTCAATTTCATTGTCGTCAAAAGATTAAAGAGATTAACCATAAAGTAGCACTTAAAATTTTAGCCCATGTGTTTAGCGTGGCAGAAACGAAAATTGTTTCATGGGTAGAACAAGAACATGCAATTAAAAAAATCTTTAAAGTAGCGACGGACTCTATTTATTTACAAGATATTGCCAATACTTTAAAACTATATGCACTTCAAGATACTTTGCTTTTTCCTTTGTTAAAAAAGGATCGTTATCGCATTAAAAAACAAAAATTTGAAAATATCGTTATCTATTCCAATCACACGATAGCAAATGTCTATTTTGACTACTGTTGTCATCCAAAAAGAGGCGATGATATTGTAGGATTTAAAAAGGGAAATGATATTTTTGTGCATCACAAATTGTGTGAACGTGCCGCATCACTTATGGAAGCTGATGAACCAATGGTCTTTGTTAAATGGACACGAGAAGCTCCTGATCGCTATAAACTCATTATAAGCCTTGATAATAAAAAGGGCTCTTTAGCCTCATTTTTAGCTTATTTGGCTAAAATGCAGATTAACCTTGTGACGATAGAACTTGGAAAATCTGAAGATGAGGGACATGCGGATTATTTTGAAATGATCCTTGAATTACCCGATAAAAATATCAGTGCTGTAAGAGATAATCTAAAAGGAAAGTATCGTGTGATTGAGTTCGTCTCAGTTAATGATGCGTATAAATAATTGTAGAAGGAAATGGAACGACCCATGGAGATAAAACTTAAAAATGCGTTGAGTGAAATTAAACGAGGCATAAGTGAGATTATTGATGAAGAACGCATTGAGGCATTGGTTAAAAATTATTTGGAAAAAGGTCAAACATTTTTAGTTAAAGCAGGTTTTGATCCAACCGCACCTGATTTACATTTAGGACATACCGTCTTGCTTCAAAAAATGGCATTGCTTCAAAAATACGGTGCCATTGTTCAGTTTTTAATTGGTGATTTTACAGGCATGATAGGTGATCCTACGGGGAAGAATGAAACCCGTAAAAAATTGACACGAGAGGTTGTTTTAGCGAATGCTGAAACCTATAAAGAACAAGTATTTAAAATACTAGACCCAGAAAAAACAGTGGTTATGTTTAATTCAACATGGATTGAAGCGTTGGGCGCGGCAGGGCTGGTTGAACTAACCACCACCTTTAATGTTGCACGTATGTTAGAGAGAGAAGATTTTGAAAAACGCTACAAATCACAGATGCCTATTTCCATTAGTGAATTTTTGTATCCCTTACTTCAAGGTTATGATAGTGTTGCGATGAAATGTGACATTGAAATGGGTGGAACGGATCAAAAATTTAACCTTTTAATGGGGCGTCATTTACAACGTGCCTATAGCATTGGTAAAGAGCAAGCCGTGATAATGATGCCTTTACTAGAAGGCTTAGATGGCGTCAATAAAATGAGCAAATCTTTGGGAAACTACATTGGGGTAACAGATGAACCATCGGATATGTTCGGTAAAATGCTGAGCATTTCAGATAGTTTAATGTGGCGTTATTATGAACTTTTAAGTGCCAAAAGTTTAGAAGAAATTACGATGCTTAAAAAAGATGTTGAAGAGGGAAGGGTTCATCCTAAACATGCTAAAGAGATGATAGCTATGGAAATGGTTGCGCGTTATCATGGAAAAGAAGCAGCCCTTCATGCGCAAGCAGAGTTTAACCGCGTGCATGCACACAATGAGATTCCTAACGAGCTAGAAAGCTTTACATGTAAAGCACCTGTTTGGATTGCGAAGGCATTGGTGGATTGTGGATTAGAAGAGTCTACATCCCAAGCAAGACGTGATATTAAGCAAGGTGGCGTAAAACTCAATCAAGAAAAAGTGGACGATGAACAGCTACAACTTAATGGTGGTGAGTATATTCTTCAAGTAGGCAAACGTAAATTTGCTAAGTTAAAGGTGCAATAATGTCATTACACGCTCTTAAAATCGGAAAATATACTATTGAGCACCCTATTGTTCAAGGTGGTATGGGACTAGGAATTAGTTGGGACAGACTTGCTGGAACGGTCAGTCTGGAAGGTGGACTTGGTGTCATCAGCTCTGTTGGAACGGGCTATTATGATGAGCGCCACTACAGTAAAAAAAATATTAATACACGTCCTTTTGAGACAGAGAATTTTTATTCAAAAGAGGGTTTGAATGCTATTGTAAGAAATGCACGTAAAATTTGTGGCTCAAAGCCTTTGGGTATGAATATTTTATACGCTATTAACGATTATGAAAGAGTGATTAAAGATTCATGTGAAGCGGGTGTGGATGTTATTATTACAGGGGCTGGTTTGCCAACCAATATGCCTGAATTTACAGCCAATTATCCAGATGTTGCTCTTGTACCCATTGTCTCGTCTGCTAAGGCTTTAAAAATTATCTGTAAGCGTTGGACTCAACGCTATAATCGCTTACCTGATGCCATTGTTGTAGAAGGTCCTTTAAGTGGAGGACATCAAGGTTTTACGTATGAACAGTGCTCTCAAGAAGAATATCAGTTAGAAAACCTGATTGAACCTATCTTAGAAGAGATGAAAGCGTGGGGTGATTTTCCTTTGATTGCAGCAGGGGGCGTTTGGGATCATAATGATATTTTAAAAATGTTTGCCTTAGGTGCTAGGGGTGTTCAAATGGGGACACGTTTTATTGGTACGCATGAATGCGATGCAGATAAAAATTTTAAAGAAGTACTGCTTAAAGCGCAAAAAGAAGACATTCAACTCTTTAAATCTCCTGTGGGCTATCCTGCCCGAGGTGTAAAAACGAATTTAATAGATATGGTTGAAAAAAGAGAAGGGCCTGCCATTCGCTGTATTAGCAATTGTGTAAGCCCTTGTCATCGTGGACAAGAAGCGAAAGCGGTTGGGTATTGTATTGCAGATCGCTTGAGTGATGCATATATGGGAAAGGTTGAAACAGGACTTTTCTTTACAGGGGCTAATGGCTATAAGCTAAATGAAATTATAAGTGTTAAAGAACTTATGGCAAAGTTGGTTCATGGGGAAACGCATTAGACTCTTTTTTCTTTTTTTGCTGACAACGATGGTGCTCTTTGGAGCGCCAAATCCCATGCAGCAATTAGAGCAATACACTGTACAGTTAAAACAAGCAAATCGTGATGATGCGTTGCGCATTTTTCATGGATTAAAAGCTTTGTATATCCAATCGGTTATGAATGGAGATGATGCTCTTAAAAAAGAGACACTCTCGCTTCTTATTGAAGCTTCAAAACGATTAAATTATGATAGCTCTAAATATGCGTCTGAATTAGCAACGTTAGAGAAACAAAATGCCTCATCATCTCGAAGTCAAACCTATACAGATACAAACAAACGTGATGGTGTATCTGAAAAATCAGCCTTCCCAACACCATCAAACAAGGGGAAAGCACTCTCTTCTTCACCAAATAATGCATCAACTCAAAACCTTCCTAAAAGTTATAAAGGTAAAAATGTTTTACAAAGCATTGAGAGTAATGATGAAGAAATTGTTTTGCATTTTGGCTCCCCTATTTCTGAGCAAAGTATTAAAATTTTTGTGCTTAAAAGTTCAGATAGTTATAAAAAAGTGATTGATATTCCTGCGGTGATTTTAAATGCCCCCCTAAATATACAAACGCCTCAAAAATTAAAACATATACGCATCAGTCAGTACAATAATGATCTCCTTCGTATTGTCTTAGATGCACCAAAATCCTTTGAAACCTATGTGAGTACACTAGAGTCAAAGGTAGTTATCTCTTTAGAAAAAGAGCCAAATATAAGTAAAAATAAACCTCAAATAGAAAGTACATCACAAAAAAGTCATGTTCTACCTCCAGAAAAAGAGAGTATGCCTGTCGTTTCGAAAACAGTGCAGAGTTCTTCTTCGCTAAATCGTAATAAAACCATTGTCATAGATGCGGGGCATGGTGGAAAAGATCCAGGGGCAATTGGCTATAAAAAGAAGATGGAAAAGCATTTAATGTTAGAGATAGCATTAGCATTGGGAAAAGAGTTGAAAAGTCGTGGTTATAAGGTTTTTTATACCCGCCAAAAAGATGTTTTTATTAACCTTCGTGATAGAACAAAAGTTGCCAATGATAAAAATGCCGATTTGTTTATCTCACTCCATGCCAATGCTGCGCCCACGGAAGCTAAACAGCTTTCAATGAAAGGATTAGAGACATTTTTTCTCTCTCCAGATCGTTCTGAACGCTCAAAAAATGTGGCTGCACTGGAAAATAAATCGGATATTGAAGAGATGAATTATTACTCAAAAGAGACTTTTTTAAATGTCTTTAATCGAGAAAAAATTATTCTCTCTAATAAAGCAGCCATTGATATACAATCGCACATGCTCAACAGTGTCAAAAAGCGTTATGCTGTGGAAGATGGAGGGGTGAGAGAAGCTCCTTTTTGGGTGCTTGTGGGTGCGACCATGCCTTCTGTTCTTATTGAAGTTGGCTATATCACCAATCCTGAAGAATCCACCAATATGCACAACCCTCAATATCAAAAGATGCTTGTTGATGGGATTAGCAATGGTTTAGATCAATATTTTAGCAACAATCCTTAATGATTTTACCTTTTGCGAGGGCTTCTTTTTTGAAAAAGGAAGACCATTGATTAAGTATAGCTTTATTAGGATGCGCTAAATAAATTTCAACGAGACGTTTTTCCCCCACAAAACGAGGTAAAGATGAAAAATGAAGCTCTGGGGGAAGGGCCTGCATAATCTCTATTAAATCATTTTCTGGGGATTCTACAATAAAAGAATCACTGAGAAGTTTTTCTTGAGAAGGAAAGTGTTTGGTAAGTGCGTCTTGTACCATTGGCCATGCCATAGAGGGAAATCCTGGGGTAAAAAAGAAGCGATTAAAAAGGCTAAAACCAGGAACATTGTTAATAACATTGGTTAAGAGATCTGCCTCTGGTGGGAGCATCGCCATAGTAATACGATGAGGATATGCCTCTTTCCCAAATTGAGATTCAATGAGCTCTTTTGCTTTTACATGTAAAGATAATTCCTGCCCCGTAAAGACTTCACTGGCAATTGCTCGTGTCAAATCATCAGGTGTTGCGCCGATGCCTCCAAAACAGAACATCACGCTTTTAGGGTCTTGTAAAATCATATTAAAACAGTTTTGAATTAAGAAAGGGGAATCTTCGATGATGAAGTTTCCTACATGTAAAAGTCCACGCTCACGTAGTTCTTGGTTAATGAAAGTAAAATGTTTATCTACTCTGCGACCATTGAGCAGTTCCGTGCCAATGATAACAGAGTAGAAGTTGTGCATCTAAATATGACCTTTAACGAAAGCTTCCATCTCAGAGACAATCTCTTCAATGCTACGCTCGCCATTAATTTTATGAAGAAGATTTTTTGCTCCATAAAAAGCTTGAATGTCTGCTAAAGGCTCTGTGTAGACTTTCATGCGGTTGTTGAAGACTTGAACATTATCGTCCGCTCCACGTGCCCGTCCTAAAACGCGATCACATGCCACTTGTTCACTGACTTCAACTTCAATAACAGAAACGAGTTGAACGGTTGTTTCATGTGCAAGAATAGCATCTAAAGCCTTCATCTGCTCGTCTGAGCGAGGAAAACCATCAATGAGAATAACATCTTTAGGACTGTTTTTAATAGCACCTACAATGGTGTTGATAACAATATCCAAAGGTACAAGATTGCCAGCACTGACAAACGAATCAATCGTTTTACCGAGCTCACTACCACTTGCCACTTCATCACGAAGCAATTCACCTGTTGAGTAATGCGCAATACTATCGCTATTTTTTTCAGCAATTAAACTTGCATCGGTTGTTTTACCACTTCCTGGTGCACCAATAATTAAAAACAGTTTTTTCATAGAGTTTCTCCCTTATTTTGATTTTTCTCGAAGTCTAATACCTAAATCTCGAAGCTGGTCATTCTCCACTTCGCTTGGGGCACGGGTGAGTAAGCATTGTGCTTTTTGCGTTTTAGGGAAAGCAATAACATCACGAATGCTTTCACTTTTGGTAATAAGCATCATAAGCCTATCTAAACCAATTGCCAAACCGCCGTGTGGTGGTGCACCGTATTTAAGAGCATCGAGTAAAAACTCGAATTTCTCGTGCGCCTCTTCGTCCTCAATGCCTAAGAGTTTAAAGACTTTTTGTTGAATCTCTTTTTTATGAATCCTAATACTTCCACCACCCAGTTCCACACCGTTTAAGACGATGTCATAGGCAATAGATTCCATCTCATCAATGGGGGTGTTGTCGATGTCGCGCGGCATGGTAAAGGGATGGTGAAGGGCTTTGACTTTGCCATTTTCAACTTCAAACATCTCAAAATCAACCACCCAAACAAATTCAAATACATCCTTAGGAATAATGTTCATCTGTTCTGCTAAAAAGATACGGAAGCGTCCCATATAGTCTAAAACAACCTTTTTCTCTCCTGCACCAAAGAAAATAGCATCGCCTACATGTAAATCTGCTGCATCCACAATTTTTTGCAAATCAGCTTCATCAAAGAACTTGGTTAAAGGACCTTTGAGACCATCTTCTTTCATTTGAAAATAGCCTAAGCCTTGTGCGCCAAATTTACGAACATACTCTTCAAAACTTTGCATTTGACGTTTTGAGAAGATGTTATCGCCATTAGGGACTTTAAGCGCTTTAATGCGGTTTTTCTTGGTATCTTTAGCAATGTTGCTAAAAATTTCATTTTTACAGTTCGCAAAAATGTCCATCACATCAATCATAGAAAGGTCATAACGAAGGTCTGGTTTATCTGAGCCATATTTTTCCATCGCTTCTTTAAAACGAATACGATTAAAAGGAATGCTTATCTCATGACCACATGCTTTAAAAACATCACGCAAAAGATTTTCGGTGACTTTCATGACATCTTCTTGATCACAAAAGCTCATCTCAATATCAATTTGTGTAAATTCAGGTTGGCGATCAGCCCGTAAGTCTTCATCACGAAAACATTTTGCTACTTGAAAATAACGATCAAAACCCGCACACATTAAAAGTTGTTTGAAAAGCTGAGGGGATTGGGGAAGGGCATAAAACTCACCATTATGCACACGGCTAGGAACAAGATAATCACGAGCACCCTCTGGGGTTGATTTGGTCAAAATGGGTGTTTCAACCTCTAAAAAGCCTTGTGCATCCAAAGAGTTTCTTACCGCAACAGTAGCTTTACTTCTAAGTTTAAAGATTTCATAGGCTTTGGCGTTACGAAGGTCTAGGTAGCGGTATTTTAGACGGACATCTTCACCCACATTGTTATCGCCAATAACAAAAGGAACCGTTTCGCTGGCATTTTCAACAATCAGCTCATCGACTACAATTTCAATTTTACCTGTTTTAAGGCGTGGGTTTTCAAGCCCTTCACCACGAGCTCGCACACGACCTTTGGCTTTTAATACAAACTCATCTCTTACCGATGAAGCAACCTCATGCGCTTTGGTACTATCCGCTGGGTCGCACACCAGTTGTACAAGGCCTGATTTGTCACGAAGGTCAATAAAAATAACCCCACCATGATCCCTGTGGCTGTTTGCCCACCCACACACTTCTACACTTTCGCCAATGTTAGCGACATCTAAATCTGTACAATAATGACTTCTCAATGCTTATTCCTAAGTAAGGGCTAAATGAACCCTTTGGTTGTCGTTTTTTAAAGAATGAGTATAGCTAAACGTAGCTTTTCTTTAGTTTATTTATAAAACCAATGTTAAAAAGAGTGGGGATAGAGGTATCTTAGGGTTTTAAGAGGCAAAGATGCCTCTTAAATAGATTACATACGTGTTAATCGTGTGACAATTTGGTCAATACTGTCTGAAAAAAGTGAGTATAAAAACGGTTCTAAATCTTTAGAACTGTAAGAAGGTGCTATCCATTTACTTCCTTTTTGACGGAAGTTTTGGGTAATGACTTCATCGCCTTTGCGTGCAACAACTTCAATTTCAATTTCACCTTTAAGATTTGCATCGAAATTTTTATCGTTATAGACTAATTCAATATCTCTAATGGAAATTTCAACCACTAAAGAGGCTTCTGTTTTACTCGCATCCGTGTTAAATCCCGCTAGATTAAGCGCATAACCTAAACCTTCTGTGTACTTGTCTGCAAAATTTTCATTGCTGAAGAAGTAAATAGCATCGCCGCCTTTTTGATCAACATAACCAATAACATTTTTTTTGACACGTAAATCTTTGACAAAACGCACATAGATGGTCTTATTGTTGCGCAATGAAGGCCCTTTGTATTCGGATTGGTAGGATTTAAGCATTAACGGTTCATTTTTATAGGCACACCCACTAAAAAGTATCAGTGAAAGTGTTATAAGAAAGAGGTATTTCATGGTGGTTCTCCCTTGTGATAAAAGCACGAAAGGTGCTTATAATGAGCGTGAATTATAGCATAATCGTTGATTAATAAAAGACACGATAGAATCAAATCATGAAAATAACGAACCATACTCATCTTTTAACACAGATTAAAACCGTAGGATTGGTGTGCAAGCCAAATGATACAACACTGATGCCTTATGTAGAGGAAATAAAGTCAGCATTGCAGTTGCAAGGTGTTGCTTTATTGATAGAGCAAACGAGTGCTCAGATGTTAGGTTACAAGGGTGTTTCTTTTGAGCAAATGTGCGAAGAGAGTGATTTTCTTATCTCGCTTGGAGGGGATGGAAGCCTCATCGCTTTGTGTCGAAAAAGCTTTGCATACCATAAGCCAGTCCTTGGTATTTATGCGGGACAATTAGGATTTTTAACCGATATTCAAACCGATGAAATTAGACAGTTTATAGAGGAACTTTTTTTAGGTCATTACCGTATTGATATACGAATGATGCTCGAAATTTCTTTACATGTAAAAGGTAAAATAGAAAAGATAGTTGCCTTTAATGACATTGTTTTATCGCGTTCTAAAATATCCCATATGAGCACGATTAAAGCGTATGTTGATGGTAAATTGTTTAATTCGTATTATGGCGATGGGCTGATTGTCTCAACACCAACAGGCTCAACGGCCTACAATCTCTCAGCAGGTGGCCCTGTGGTTTATCCACTCACAGAAGCTTTAATTTTAACACCCATTTGTCCGCATTCTCTTTCTCAAAGACCCCTTGTTTTGCCTGTCGATTTTGAGATTTCTTTTGAAAGCGATGGAGATACCGTGATTGTTATCGATGGTCAAGATACGTATAATATGAATGAGATTGAACGAGTGTGTGTGCGCAGTGCTAAAGAGGGCGCACGGTTAATTCACAGTTTGGATAGAGACTATTTTGATGTATTAAAAAAGAAATTGCATTGGGGGCATGTGTGATAGAGCGTTTGTTAATCAAAAATCACCTTTCGTTTGCAGCGTGTCAGATGGAATTTGACAAGGGTTTGGTCGTCTTTACAGGACCTAGTGGGGCTGGAAAATCGGTTTTAATGCAGGCACTTTTGTCTTTGTTTGGGCATGGTGACGTACATGCAGATATACTCGAAGCGACGATTGATAAAACATTAGGCTTAGAAGCGTTTGGTATCGAAGAAGAGAGCCCCAATATTTTTAAAGCGCTCAAAGCAAAAAATGCTCGCTATTTTATCAATGCACAAACGGTTTCAAAAAAAACGATGTTAGAACTTTCTCGCACATGTGTCAATTATTTATCCGTAAAAGACAATAATGAGTTTGAAAACAGCCGTCTTTTGACGCTTCTTGATGGGGTATGTGCGAGTAAAAACCCACACCATAGGGAGGCAGTGTATGCCTTTAGCGCACTTTTTTCAGAGTATACAACGTTTAAAGAGGCATTAGAAAGCATTGAAGAAGAAGAGAAAAAACTAGAAGACTTAAAAGAGTTTGCACGTTTTGAAATTGCCAAAATTGATGAAATTGCTCCAAAAATTGGCGAAGATGAAGCGTTGGTGCGTTTTAAAAAATCACTCTCAAAAAAAGAGAAAATAGAACAGGCTATGCAAAAAGCGGGTGAAATTTTCAAGAGTGAGAGCAGTGTGAATGAAGTTCTGACCTTAATGGAAGTAGATGGAAGCTTTTTTGATGCGTGCATGAATGAACTAAGGCTTATTTTTGAAAAACAAAATGAAACATTTGAAGCTTTGGATGAGATTGATGTGGAATCACTGCTTGATCGCATTGAAAAAATTGCCCAACTTAAAAAGCGTTACGGTTCCATAGAAGAAGCATTGGCACAAAGACAAAAAAAAGTAGAAGAACTTGCACGCTATGAAAACAGTGCCTTTGAAAAAGAGCAATTGGCGAAAAAAGTCGCTACTCTTAGCACAGAGGTGCAGAAACAGAGTGAGGCTATTTCAAAGGTACGTCATGCTTACTTAGGTTTGTTAGAAGAGCATTTAAATCACTACCTTTCACAACTGTATATGCCTCCACTTACGCTTGAACTGGCAAAGAGTGGCGTACAAGAGCTTGGGTATGATGTCTTACATGTAAATCTAGGAAAAGTGGATTTAAAAAAAATAAGTTCGGGTGAATATAACCGTGTACGTTTGGCTTTTTTAGCAACGCACAATGCTTTTTTACTGGCAGATGGTGGTGTTTTAATTTTGGATGAAATTGATGCCAATTTAAGCGGTAAAGAGTCAATGAGTGTTGCTAATGTTTTAAAAACACTCTCGCAAACATACCAAATTTTTGCTATTTCGCATCAACCCCAACTCTCTTCATGTGCAGACCAGCACTTTTTAGTGAGTAAAGATGCTTTACATGTAAGCCATGTTCATCCATTAAAAGCGGAGGAGCGAATTCGTGAATTAGCACGCATGGTCAGCGGTGAAAGTGTAAGCGAAGAAGCCCTCTCTTTTGCTAAATCATTGCTAGTTAGTAACAATATGTAACATATCAAAGGGAAGAATTTTGTTTCTTCTCTTTTGATGTAACAGATATACACATTTTTTATTTATTTTAGGTTTTATCGTCCTTTCTTCGTATAAATCTCATAGACTCTTATTAGAATAAATGTATACTCATTTAGTCAAATCTTTAAAAGGAGTTTTGTATGGGTTTAGGAATGCAAGCATTGTTTGCAGCACTGCCAATTATTGCCTCAGGTATTCTTCTCGTAGGGTTACGTATGAAAGCAAAAACAGCGATGCCAATTGTTTATGTTATGACCGCACTGATTGC harbors:
- the aspS gene encoding aspartate--tRNA ligase; translation: MRSHYCTDLDVANIGESVEVCGWANSHRDHGGVIFIDLRDKSGLVQLVCDPADSTKAHEVASSVRDEFVLKAKGRVRARGEGLENPRLKTGKIEIVVDELIVENASETVPFVIGDNNVGEDVRLKYRYLDLRNAKAYEIFKLRSKATVAVRNSLDAQGFLEVETPILTKSTPEGARDYLVPSRVHNGEFYALPQSPQLFKQLLMCAGFDRYFQVAKCFRDEDLRADRQPEFTQIDIEMSFCDQEDVMKVTENLLRDVFKACGHEISIPFNRIRFKEAMEKYGSDKPDLRYDLSMIDVMDIFANCKNEIFSNIAKDTKKNRIKALKVPNGDNIFSKRQMQSFEEYVRKFGAQGLGYFQMKEDGLKGPLTKFFDEADLQKIVDAADLHVGDAIFFGAGEKKVVLDYMGRFRIFLAEQMNIIPKDVFEFVWVVDFEMFEVENGKVKALHHPFTMPRDIDNTPIDEMESIAYDIVLNGVELGGGSIRIHKKEIQQKVFKLLGIEDEEAHEKFEFLLDALKYGAPPHGGLAIGLDRLMMLITKSESIRDVIAFPKTQKAQCLLTRAPSEVENDQLRDLGIRLREKSK
- a CDS encoding YajG family lipoprotein, producing the protein MKYLFLITLSLILFSGCAYKNEPLMLKSYQSEYKGPSLRNNKTIYVRFVKDLRVKKNVIGYVDQKGGDAIYFFSNENFADKYTEGLGYALNLAGFNTDASKTEASLVVEISIRDIELVYNDKNFDANLKGEIEIEVVARKGDEVITQNFRQKGSKWIAPSYSSKDLEPFLYSLFSDSIDQIVTRLTRM
- a CDS encoding NAD(+) kinase, translating into MKITNHTHLLTQIKTVGLVCKPNDTTLMPYVEEIKSALQLQGVALLIEQTSAQMLGYKGVSFEQMCEESDFLISLGGDGSLIALCRKSFAYHKPVLGIYAGQLGFLTDIQTDEIRQFIEELFLGHYRIDIRMMLEISLHVKGKIEKIVAFNDIVLSRSKISHMSTIKAYVDGKLFNSYYGDGLIVSTPTGSTAYNLSAGGPVVYPLTEALILTPICPHSLSQRPLVLPVDFEISFESDGDTVIVIDGQDTYNMNEIERVCVRSAKEGARLIHSLDRDYFDVLKKKLHWGHV
- a CDS encoding AAA family ATPase, with amino-acid sequence MIERLLIKNHLSFAACQMEFDKGLVVFTGPSGAGKSVLMQALLSLFGHGDVHADILEATIDKTLGLEAFGIEEESPNIFKALKAKNARYFINAQTVSKKTMLELSRTCVNYLSVKDNNEFENSRLLTLLDGVCASKNPHHREAVYAFSALFSEYTTFKEALESIEEEEKKLEDLKEFARFEIAKIDEIAPKIGEDEALVRFKKSLSKKEKIEQAMQKAGEIFKSESSVNEVLTLMEVDGSFFDACMNELRLIFEKQNETFEALDEIDVESLLDRIEKIAQLKKRYGSIEEALAQRQKKVEELARYENSAFEKEQLAKKVATLSTEVQKQSEAISKVRHAYLGLLEEHLNHYLSQLYMPPLTLELAKSGVQELGYDVLHVNLGKVDLKKISSGEYNRVRLAFLATHNAFLLADGGVLILDEIDANLSGKESMSVANVLKTLSQTYQIFAISHQPQLSSCADQHFLVSKDALHVSHVHPLKAEERIRELARMVSGESVSEEALSFAKSLLVSNNM